The DNA region gagagaatccgccggtgtttaaagggaagcatgatccagatgcagccttgggatggttgaaagagattgagagaatcttccgtgttatggattgcactccagctcagaaggttcggtatggtactcacatgctagcagtcgaggctgatgactggtggctagagactcacgagaggttgaccgtggcaggtgaagtcgttacttgggatgtattccgtagggaattcctgagaaagtattatccggaagacGTCCGTGGCAAGAAGGAAatcgagttccttgagctgaagcaaggaaacatgtctgtcactgattatgctgcgaaatttgtggagctgtccaaattttatcctcattacactagtgctggtgctgaattttcaaagtgcatcaagttcgagaacggattgcgctctgaaattaagaaggctgttgggtatcagaagatacgcatttttactgaattggttgatagctgcaggatatttgaagaggacaataatgctcattacaagattgtcagtgaccgcaagggaaagcagcatcaaaaccgtggcaagccgtatgatgctccagtgggaaaagggaaacaaggagctgctccggctcagaggactagtaggggaggtgctcctgctggtatagtttgcttcaaatgtggtcaagctggtcataagagtaatgtatgcactgctgaagtaaagaggtgttttcgctgtggtaagactggtcatgcaatagctgattgcaagcacaaggaaatgatttgttttaattgtggcgaagaagggcatattggaagtcagtgtcagaagccaaaggaatctcagactgggaaggtgttcgcattgaccggaactcaaacctcctgtgaggacagacttatccgaggtacatgtttcataaatggtactcctttaattactattattgataccggtgctacccactgttttatttctgctaactgtgctcgaagactgggtttaaaattgtccgctttggatggtgaattgattgttgagaccccaactaagggatcagtaactacttctttggtatgtttaaaatgtcctttgtcgatcttcgataaagatttctatgttgatttagtatgtttgcagttggatgggatggatgtaattcttggtatgaactggttagagtataattatgttcatataaattgtcatcataagtcggtgaggttttccactcctgaagaggaaggagttgacttattacctttcagagaattgcgaaaattgatgaaagagggagctcagatgttttctttgatggcgacgttgtcggttgaaagtaaagcgaagatagaggaactgttagtggtgaaagaattccctgaagtttttcctgatgaaattcctagtgtgccgccagagagggaagttgaatttactattgatctggtacctggtactaggcctgtttcgatggcaccgtatagaatgtcagcatctgaattgtatgaattaaagaaacaattggaagacttacttgagaagaagtttataagaccaagtgtgtcgccgtggggagctccagtgttgctagtaaagaagaaagagggtagtatgaggctttgtattgattatagacaattgaataaagtgacgatcaagaataagtatccactaccgaggatagatgatttgatggatcagttagtgggtgcttgtgtgttcagtaaaatcgatttgagatcgggctatcatcagatcaaagtgaaagatgaagacatccagaagacagcgttcagaactcggtatggacattatgagtattctgtgatgcctttcggtgtgactaatgcgccgggagtatttatggaatacatgaatcgtattttccatacttatctggatcattttgtggtagtatttattgatgatattttgatttactctaagtccgaaggagagcaccaggaacatttgagattagtattggaggttttgaaagataagaaattgtatgcgaagctgtccaagtgtgagttttggttaagagaagtcagttttctcggccatgtaatttcaggaaaaggtattgctgtagatcc from Lathyrus oleraceus cultivar Zhongwan6 chromosome 1, CAAS_Psat_ZW6_1.0, whole genome shotgun sequence includes:
- the LOC127115453 gene encoding uncharacterized protein LOC127115453, coding for MAGRNDAAMAAAMQAMAQAVQNLPNAGGDAGSRSLATFQRENPPVFKGKHDPDAALGWLKEIERIFRVMDCTPAQKVRYGTHMLAVEADDWWLETHERLTVAGEVVTWDVFRREFLRKYYPEDVRGKKEIEFLELKQGNMSVTDYAAKFVELSKFYPHYTSAGAEFSKCIKFENGLRSEIKKAVGYQKIRIFTELVDSCRIFEEDNNAHYKIVSDRKGKQHQNRGKPYDAPVGKGKQGAAPAQRTSRGGAPAGIVCFKCGQAGHK